From Micromonospora echinaurantiaca:
GGTCGGGGCGAAGTCGCGGTCCGGATCCTCCACGTTGACCCGGCACTCGACCGCCACCCCGTGCGGGCGGACGTCCTGCTGCCGCAGCCGCAGCGGCACGCCGGCGGCGATGTGCAACTGCTCGTGCACCAGGTCGATCCCGGTGATCATCTCGGTGACCGGGTGCTCCACCTGGATCCGGCAGTTGATCTCCAGGAAGTGGAACCGCTCGTCCGCGTCGACCAGGAACTCGACAGTGCCGGCGCCGGTGAAGCCGACGTCGAGGGCGCCGTGCAGGGCGGCCGCCGCGATCGCCTCCAGGGTGGCCGTGGAGAGTGCCGGCGCCGGTGCCTCCTCGACCAGCTTCTGGTGCCGGCGCTGCACCGAGCAGTCCCGGGTGCCCAGGTGCACGCCGTTGCCGTGCTGGTCGCAGAGCACCTGGACCTCGACGTGCCGGGCGTCGGTGAGGTACCGCTCGACGTACACCCGGTCGTCGCCGAAGACCGCCTGCGCGGCCGCCCGGGTGCGCGCGTACGCCCGGGGCAGCTCCGCCGGGGTGTGGACCACCGTCATGCCCCGCCCGCCGCCGCCGGCCGCCGCCTTGACGATCACCGGGTAGCCGACCTCGGCGGCCACCGCCACCGCCGCCGCGGCCGTCGGCACCGGTCGGACGCTGCCCGGCGGCAGTGGCAGCCCGGCCCGGCGCATCAGCGCCCGGGCGGAGGACTTGTCGGCCAGTTCGGCCATCACCCGCGGCGGCGGGCCGATGAAGGTCAGTCCGTTCTGCTCGCAGATCTCGGCGAAGTCGGCGTCCTCGGAGAGGAACCCGTAGCCCGGGTGCACGGCCTGCGCGCCGACCTGCCGGGCCGCCTCGACGATCGCCGCGGCGTTGAGGTAGCTGCGCCGGCTCTGCGCCGGCCCGATCCGGACCGCCTCGTCGGCGAGCCGGACCGGCGTCGAGTCGGCGTCCGCGCTGGAGTAGACCACCGCGGTGCGCACCCCCAGTTCGCGGCAGGCCCGCAGCACCCGCAGGGCGATCTCGCCCCGGTTGGCGATCAGCACCTTCTCGAACATCGCCACCACCTCAGGCCGGTTCCAGGGCGACCAGCGGCTGGTCGTACTCCACCGGCTGGCCGTCCTCGGCCAGCATCTCGACCACCCGCCCGGCCCGGTCCGCGGTCACCTCGTTCATCAGCTTCATCGCCTCGACGATGCCGACCACCTGGCCCGGCCGGACCAGGTCGCCGACGGCGACGAACGGCGCGGCGCCGGGTTCCGGCGCGCGGTAGAAGGTGCCCACGATCGGCGAGCGCACGGTGCTCCGGGCCGGCCCGTCCCCGCCCGCGGCCGGCGCCACCGGCCCGGCGGTGGGTTCGGGCGCCGGCCGGGGTGCCGGCGCGGGTCCTGCGGCCGGGGCGGAGGGGCCGTGCCACTCCACCTCCAGCACGGTCTGCCCGCTGCGCAGCCGGACCCGCCGCACCGGTCCGGCCAGCTCGGCGACGAGCTGCCGGGCCTGCCGGCGCAGCCCGGCCAGCACGGCGTCCACCCGGTCCGGACTCGCGTCGGCTGCCGGCGGGCCGGAGCGGGGCGGCGGGGTGGCCGTGTCCGGCGAACTCCCGGTGCGCGCGGCGGTCACCGGGCACCCGCCCGGACGCCGGCCGCGCCGAAGCGCCGGAACCGCTGCCGCCGCCGGCGCACCAGCGTCGCCGGGGCCACCTCCAGCAGCGGGGTGAGGTTGGCCAGCAGGGCCACCCGCAGCAGTCGGCCGGCTGCCTCCGGATCGTCCTGCGCCGCGGGGTCCGGCTCCGGCACCACCTCGTCCACCACCCCGAGCCGGCACAGGTCGGGCGCGGTGAGCCGCAACGCGCGGGCCGCCTGCGGGGCCGCCCCGCGGTCCGGCCAGAGGATCGCCGCGCAGCCCTCGGGGCTGATCACCGAGTAGACCGCGTGCCGGAGCATCAACACCCGGTCGGCGACGGCCAGGGCCAGCGCCCCGCCGCTGCCGCCCTCCCCGGTGATCACCGCGACGACCGGGGTGGGCAGCATGGTCAGCGCCAGGATGTTCTCCGCGATGGCGGCCGCCTGGCCCTGCTGCTCGGCGGCCACGCCGGGATCCGCGCCGGGGGTGTCCACCAGGGTCACCACGGGCAGGCCGAGCCGCGCGGCGAGCCGCATCAGCCGCAGCGCCTTACGGTGCCCGGCCGGGCTGGCCATGCCGAAGTTTCGGGCAACCAGCTCGGCGGTGGTGTGCCCCTTCTGGTGGCCGATCACCATCACCGGGTGGCCGGCCAGCCGGGCCAGGCCGCCGACCACCGCCGGGCAGTCCCCGCCGAGCCGGTCGCCGTGCAGCTCGACGAAGTCGTCGAACGCCGACTCCAGGTAGTCCAGGGTGGTCGGCCGGTCCGGGTGCCGGGCGGCGCGGACGGTTGCCCAGGCGTCGCCGGCCGGGCCGCCGGCCGCCGACGCCGAGCTGGCGGTCGCCGGGTCCACGGCGGCCGGCTGCGACGGGCGTACGTCCGGAGCCGGGTCGGGCCGGCGGGCGGCCCGGGCCGCGGCGAGCAGCGCGGTCAGCCGGCTCCGCAGGGCCCGCCGGGGCACCACCATGTCCACCTGCCCGTGCCGCAGCAGGAAGTCGGCGGTCTGGAAGCCGTCGGGCAGTGCCCGGCCGGTGACCTGGCGGATCACCCGGGGGCCGGCGAAGCCCATCCGGGCGCCGCTTTCGGCGATCACCACGTCGGTGTTGGTCGCGAAGGACGCCGCCACTCCCCCGTACGTCGGGTCGGTGAGCACGCTGACCGTGAGCAGGCCCGCCTCGCGCAACGCGGCGACGGCCTGGCTGACCGTGGCCATCTGCATCAGCGACAGGGCACCCTCCTGCATCCGCGCCCCGCCGGAGGCGGTGACCAGGACCAGCGGGATCCGGTCGGCCAGGGCCCGCTCGGCGGCGCGGGTGATCAGCTCACCGACCGCGCTGCCGAGGCTGCCGCCGAGGAAGCGGAAGTCCATCACCGCGAGCGCGCAGGGGTGCCGGCCGATGGTGGCGGTGCCGCAGAGCACCGCCTCGGCCAGCCCGGTGCCGGCGCGGGCTGCGGTGAGCCGGTGCGGGTACGGCAGCACGTCGACGAAGCCGATCGGATCCACCTCGGCCGGACGGTCGGGCAGCATGGTGAACGAGCCGGGGTCGACCAGCTGGCGCAGCCGGTCGGGCGCGCCGAGCCGGGCGTGCGTGCCGCATTCGGGGCACACGTCGAGGTTGCGGTGCAGCCGCTTGCGGTACAGCAGCGTGGCGCAGCCGGCGCAGCGGGACCAGAGCTGCGCCTCCCGGGGCGCGGTGGCGGTCACGACGGCCGTCCGGCGGGCGCGGCGTCGAAGCGGTAGAAGCAGCGGGCCATGGCGTCCCGCGGTGAGCGCCAGTCCGGCAGGTACGGCGAGACGTATGGCCGCAGCCGCGCGCTGACCCGCTCGAACTCGGGGTGGCCGCGGGCCGTCTCCACCGCCGCGTCGCCCGGCAGTTCGGTCTCCAGCAGGTGCACGTAGAGGTCGTGCAGCCGGTACAGCGACCGGTGCCGGACCCCGACCAGGCGTGGCAGCTCGGTCGCGTCGGACTCGGCGAAGATCTCGGCGACCCGCGCCTCGGCGGTCGGTACCACCTTCGCGACGATGAGCGAACGGTCCATTGATGAGCCTCCCCCCACGGCGTCCGGTGCCGGCGACCCCGGGCGGACGCGCCGGACGACTGCCGACACGATGCGCCCGGAGGCGTCACCCGGCCGTCACCGGGCATCGCCGACGGGCGACCCGGCTTGGTGACGGTGCGTTGACGCAAGCTGTGTATCCGCTGTCCGTCCGCTGACCGACGCGCCATCCCGCAGTGGCATATTCGCAGTTCGGAGCGGTTCTCACGGTCGCCGGCGGAGCGTCGAATCGCCGACCAACGTGTTGACGCAGCGTAATCGCTATTGATAATCTTCGTCGCGGTCACCCCGGCGGGCGCCGCACGCGCCGCCGGTGCCGCGGCGGAGCGAGCTCGACAGTGGCGTCACGGGCGGCCGCGCCGGGGACACAGCAGACAGTCGGGACGAGCGTTCCGCAGGGGGTGCCGCGTGGCCGCTTATCCATCCGTGCCGACCGCCGGGGGACGTCCCGGCGCCGGCATCTCGCTGCACCTGCTCGGCGGTTTCCAGCTGCTGCACGCCGACGCGCCGGTGGTGGTGCCGCGCGGCCTGCAACGGGTCATCGCGCTGATCGGGCTGCGCCCCGGAGTCACCCGCAGCAACCTGGCCGGGCTGCTCTGGCCGGACGCGCCGGAGGAGCGGGCGCTGTCCTCGCTGCGGACGGCGCTGTGGCGGCTGCGCCAGGACCCCTGCTGCCCGCTGGACACCAGCGGCGACACGCTGCGGCTCGACCCGCTGGTGCGGGTCGACGTGGACGACCTGGTCGGCACGGCCGCCCGGGTCCGCGACGGCGACGACCCCGGCACCGCCGCCGGGGCGCTCTGCGCCGGCCGGCACGACCTGCTCCCCGGCTGGTACGACGACTGGGTGCTGTTGGAGCGGGAGCGGCTGCGCCAGCTGCGGCTGCACATGCTGGAACAGGTGGCGTGCCAGCACCTGGCGGCCGGCCGGCACGGCGAGGCGCTGGAGGCCGCTCTGGAGGCGATGGCCGCCGAGCCACTACGGGAGACCCCGCACCGGCTGGTGGTCCGCATCCACCTCGCCGAGGGCAACGCCTTCGAGGCGGTGCACGCCTACTACGTCTACCGGGACCTGCTGCGCCGGGAGCTGCACCTGGAACCGTCGGCGGCGATGAGCGCCCTGCTCGCCGACACCCTCGCGCCGATCCGGCAGGCCAGCGGCGACGCCCGGCCCCGCCCCCGCCGCGACCCGGCCACCCGCGGCGCGACCCGCTGAACCCACCCGTCATCGCCGCCGCGACGCGGGTGACGGCCGGGTGACAGGGCGGCGGGCAGGGTGGGCGGCACAGGTGTCCGTGGCCGCTTCCCCGCCGGGAGCGCCACCGGGGAGAGGGGTCCCATGAGCCGTCTACTGATCGTCAGCAGGATCATCCCGGGCGCGGAGGGACGGGTGGCGCAGATCTTCGCCGAGTCCGACGCGACCGAACTGCCCACCCTGACCGGTGTCCGGCACCGGTCCCTGTACTGCCTGCACGACCTGTGCGTACACCTGATGGAAACCGCGGAGGTCGACCCGGACGCGCTGGCCGAGGCGCGCAACCATCCGCTCTACCGCCAGGTCAACGAGCGGCTCTCGGCGCACACCTCGCCGTACCTGCCGACCTGGCGCTCGCCGCGGGACGCCATCGCCGGCTGCTTCTACCGGTGGGACGCGGCGTCGGCGCCCGCGCCGCGACCGGCCGGGTGAGCGGGCCGATCACGATGGCCGCCAGCACACCGCACGTCCTGGTCATCGGCGCCGGCACCGGCGGGCTCTGCCTGGCGCACGGGCTGCGCCGCGCCGGGATCAGCGTCGCCGTCTACGAGCGGTACCGCACCCGCGGCGAGGGGCTGCTCGGCTACCGGGTCGGCATCGGCCCGACCGGCAGCCGGGCGCTGCGCGAGTGCCTGCCGCCGGAGCTGTTCGACACCTACCTCGCCACCTGCGCCCGGTCGCCGCGGTACTTCAACGTGATCAGCCAGCGGATGCGCCAGACCGCGTCGTTCGAACTGCGGCCGGACACCGACCCGGTCGACACCGAACGCTCGGTGGCCCGGATGACGCTGCGCCAGGTCCTGCTGACCGGCATGGAGGACGTGGTGCACTTCGACAAGACCTTTATCCGCTACGAGCAGCGCGACGACGGCACCGTCACCGCCCACTTCGCCGACGGCAGCACCGCCACCGGAGACCTGCTGGTCGCCGCGGACGGCACCCACTCGGCGGTCCGCCACCAGTACCTGCCGCACGCGGTCACCCGGGACGCCGGCACGATCAACATCGCCACCCGGATCCCGCTCACCCCACACACCCGCGGCCTGCTGCCGGAACGGATCCGCCGGGGCATCTCGCTGATCTTCGGCGCCGGCGGGATGATGGGCGTGCTGCACGTGATGGAGTTCAAGTGGGACCGCGACGGCGCGGTGAAGCCGGAGGTCAGCGCGGCCGACGCGGCCGTGCTGGCCCGCTGGCCGGGGCTGGCGCACGACAACACCCGGGACAACATCAACCTGGTCATCTGGAGCACCGCCCGCCGGTTCCCCGCCGACGTGATGCGCCGCCGCGGCGAGGAGCTGATCCGGCTCGCCCTGGAACTCACCCGCGGCTGGCACCCGAACCTGCGCGAGCTGCTGGCCTGCGGCGACCCGGACAGCGCCCTGCCGATCAGGGTGAGCACCTCGGAACCGGTGCCGCCGTGGAAGAGCAGCACCGTGACGCTGCTCGGCGACGCCATCCACACCATGACCCCGGGCCGCGGGGTGGGTGCGAACACCGCGCTGCGCGACGCCGCCCTGCTCTGCCGGCAGCTGCGGCTGGCCGCCGCCGGCGACAAGCCGCTGGTGCAGGCGGTCGCCGACTACGAGACGGTGATGGTGCCGTACGGGTTCGCCCGGGTCGCCGACTCGCTGAACCGCAGCGGCACCAACGGCGACGACCGGATGTACCACCCGCTGTTCGGCCGGCTCGCGCTGCTCGGCGCCCGTGGCTACTTCACCGTCACCAGCCGGGTGCCCCGGCTGCGCCGCAAGTTCGTCGACGACTTCTACACCTACCGGGGCGAGGAGGACTGACGACCGTCCCGTCACGACCCCGGCGCCCGGCGGCGCCGGGGTCGTCCCGCTGTCCGCCCGCTGCGGGCGGCGGCCGGCCGCCCCCGACACCGTCCGTCGCCCGTCGGGCACCGCCGGTACGGCCCGTCCCGCCGGCACGGATGGATGCCGAGCCTCCCTGTCCGCCGGATCGCGCGTGTGCGAAGCTGCGGCGAGTTTTTCTCGCGAGATTCCGACGTGAACGAGAGGGAGGTTTGCCGTGGCGTGGTCTTTCGGGCACTGGCTGATACTGATCGTGGCTCTGTTGGTGGGCCTGGCCGCCGGCTGGGTGCTGCGCGGCCGGCGCGACGCAGCGACCGCCGGCTCGCCCGGCATGGACGGTGGCGCCGCCGGCGGCATGACGGCCGTGGTGGCCGAGCCGGCGCCCGTCGCCACCACCGACACCGTACGGCCCGAGGCGACCGTCGACCCGGCCCCGGCCGCGGTCGCCGAGCAGCCCGCGCCGGTCGACACCGTGCCGGCCCAGCCGGGGCCGGCCAGCCCCGCGGCCGACACCGTGGACCCGGCCGACATGGCGCTCACCGACGGCCCGGCGTCCACGCCCGACCCGGCGACCGACCGGGGCCGGGGCGTCGACGAGCCGGCCGAGGCCGACGCCGCCCTGGTGGCGGAGCTGGCCGCCCGCGACGGCGAGGACGGGCCCGGGGCCGAGGTGCCGGTCAGCGTGCCCGACACCGACCGCACCGACGACGACGAGCCGGCCGTGGTCGGGCAGCGGCCGGCGCCGGCCGCCGAGCGGACCTCGGACGTCGCGGCGGCCGAGCCGACCACGGCCGAGCCCGTCGACGCCAACACCGCCAAGCCGGTCGAGGCCGAGACCGCCGCCGAGCCCGTCGACGCCGACGCCGCCGCCAGGTCGGGTGGGCCGGTGGCCGACGAGCCGCCGGCGCGGCCGGCCGTCGCCACTCCGCCGGTGCGGCCGGTACCCGCGCCGGCGCCGGCCGCGGAGGCCGCCGGGGACGCCGAGCCGGCCGACGACTTCCGCCGGATCCAGGGGGTCGGGC
This genomic window contains:
- a CDS encoding TcmI family type II polyketide cyclase — its product is MSRLLIVSRIIPGAEGRVAQIFAESDATELPTLTGVRHRSLYCLHDLCVHLMETAEVDPDALAEARNHPLYRQVNERLSAHTSPYLPTWRSPRDAIAGCFYRWDAASAPAPRPAG
- a CDS encoding TcmI family type II polyketide cyclase, producing MDRSLIVAKVVPTAEARVAEIFAESDATELPRLVGVRHRSLYRLHDLYVHLLETELPGDAAVETARGHPEFERVSARLRPYVSPYLPDWRSPRDAMARCFYRFDAAPAGRPS
- a CDS encoding acetyl-CoA carboxylase carboxyltransferase subunit alpha, which translates into the protein MTATAPREAQLWSRCAGCATLLYRKRLHRNLDVCPECGTHARLGAPDRLRQLVDPGSFTMLPDRPAEVDPIGFVDVLPYPHRLTAARAGTGLAEAVLCGTATIGRHPCALAVMDFRFLGGSLGSAVGELITRAAERALADRIPLVLVTASGGARMQEGALSLMQMATVSQAVAALREAGLLTVSVLTDPTYGGVAASFATNTDVVIAESGARMGFAGPRVIRQVTGRALPDGFQTADFLLRHGQVDMVVPRRALRSRLTALLAAARAARRPDPAPDVRPSQPAAVDPATASSASAAGGPAGDAWATVRAARHPDRPTTLDYLESAFDDFVELHGDRLGGDCPAVVGGLARLAGHPVMVIGHQKGHTTAELVARNFGMASPAGHRKALRLMRLAARLGLPVVTLVDTPGADPGVAAEQQGQAAAIAENILALTMLPTPVVAVITGEGGSGGALALAVADRVLMLRHAVYSVISPEGCAAILWPDRGAAPQAARALRLTAPDLCRLGVVDEVVPEPDPAAQDDPEAAGRLLRVALLANLTPLLEVAPATLVRRRRQRFRRFGAAGVRAGAR
- a CDS encoding AfsR/SARP family transcriptional regulator, with translation MAAYPSVPTAGGRPGAGISLHLLGGFQLLHADAPVVVPRGLQRVIALIGLRPGVTRSNLAGLLWPDAPEERALSSLRTALWRLRQDPCCPLDTSGDTLRLDPLVRVDVDDLVGTAARVRDGDDPGTAAGALCAGRHDLLPGWYDDWVLLERERLRQLRLHMLEQVACQHLAAGRHGEALEAALEAMAAEPLRETPHRLVVRIHLAEGNAFEAVHAYYVYRDLLRRELHLEPSAAMSALLADTLAPIRQASGDARPRPRRDPATRGATR
- the accB gene encoding acetyl-CoA carboxylase biotin carboxyl carrier protein, which translates into the protein MTAARTGSSPDTATPPPRSGPPAADASPDRVDAVLAGLRRQARQLVAELAGPVRRVRLRSGQTVLEVEWHGPSAPAAGPAPAPRPAPEPTAGPVAPAAGGDGPARSTVRSPIVGTFYRAPEPGAAPFVAVGDLVRPGQVVGIVEAMKLMNEVTADRAGRVVEMLAEDGQPVEYDQPLVALEPA
- a CDS encoding FAD-dependent oxidoreductase, which produces MAASTPHVLVIGAGTGGLCLAHGLRRAGISVAVYERYRTRGEGLLGYRVGIGPTGSRALRECLPPELFDTYLATCARSPRYFNVISQRMRQTASFELRPDTDPVDTERSVARMTLRQVLLTGMEDVVHFDKTFIRYEQRDDGTVTAHFADGSTATGDLLVAADGTHSAVRHQYLPHAVTRDAGTINIATRIPLTPHTRGLLPERIRRGISLIFGAGGMMGVLHVMEFKWDRDGAVKPEVSAADAAVLARWPGLAHDNTRDNINLVIWSTARRFPADVMRRRGEELIRLALELTRGWHPNLRELLACGDPDSALPIRVSTSEPVPPWKSSTVTLLGDAIHTMTPGRGVGANTALRDAALLCRQLRLAAAGDKPLVQAVADYETVMVPYGFARVADSLNRSGTNGDDRMYHPLFGRLALLGARGYFTVTSRVPRLRRKFVDDFYTYRGEED